The following proteins come from a genomic window of Kwoniella bestiolae CBS 10118 chromosome 3, complete sequence:
- a CDS encoding Sua5/YciO/YrdC/YwlC family tRNA threonylcarbamoyl adenosine modification protein has protein sequence MSSNTPILQCTDFPSIRITPSSSSSHPLDSPQFSIPPSILRHLETASKHLHNHQTVALPTETVYGLAASSLDPVALKSIYRIKNRPSDNPLIIHVSSLDMLRTVIPKDYQISKLYMALMTSFWPGPLSLLFPDINPPPPPAPQTNAIRMPSHPLALALIHHSNLPLSAPSANSSGRPSPTQAQHVYNDLNGSEGLGCILDGGDCGVGVESTVINGLGWRKGGGGCVDVLRPGGLGVERIKEVVERVDGGEGLTKILLHGKPWQPSNLQEKEGHAGPSGLNGEERTMVNGNSTQSVKPISLPPSTPGMKYRHYSPRVPVYLLKPNTIFPRPQNLPEDAESSAQAVLRQIARRSTSGGKGKKRIGILHFEDSNLISQISSSVVEIEDIQLIPVSLGVNASSAAQRLFAGMLTLERIPPDVEDGKIGVDAIIIEGCSDEGLGLAVMERVTKAVGGGGVVGDVKDDEGGKKGGGEGNTFWVDVTGNT, from the coding sequence atgtcatccaACACCCCAATCCTCCAATGTACCGACTTCCCCTCCATACGCATcaccccttcatcctcttcctcacatCCCCTCGACTCACCACAATTCTCCATCCCTCCTTCAATCCTACGTCACCTCGAAACAGCTTCAAAACACCTCCACAACCATCAAACCGTCGCCCTCCCAACCGAAACAGTCTATGGACTCGCTGCGTCCTCCCTTGATCCGGTGGCTCTGAAATCGATATACCGAATCAAGAATCGTCCGTCTGATAATCCACTGATCATCCATGTATCTTCACTCGACATGCTACGTACGGTAATACCGAAAGATTACCAGATATCAAAACTATACATGGCATTAATGACTTCATTCTGGCCTGGTCCCTTGTCGCTCCTCTTTCCAGATATaaaccctcctcctccgcctgctCCTCAGACAAATGCTATAAGGAtgccatcccatcctttgGCGCTTGCGTTGATCCATCATTCCAATTTACCGCTCTCGGCTCCTTCGGCTAATAGTTCTGGTAGACCCAGTCCGACCCAGGCTCAGCACGTTTACAATGACTTAAACGGATcggagggattgggatgtATACTAGATGGAGGTGATTGTGGCGTGGGGGTGGAAAGCACTGTGATTAATGGGTtgggatggaggaagggtggtggaggatgtgTAGATGTGCTTAGACCTGGTGGATtgggggttgagaggatcaAAGAGGTTGTAGAGAGAGTGGACGGAGGAGAGGGACTGACGAAGATCTTACTGCATGGGAAGCCTTGGCAACCTAGTAATTTacaagagaaggaaggacaCGCAGGACCGTCAGGGCTGAACGGAGAGGAGAGAACGATGGTCAATGGAAATTCAACGCAGAGTGTTAAACCCATatctcttccaccctcaaCGCCAGGGATGAAATATCGTCATTATTCGCCTCGAGTGCCCGTATACCTCTTGAAACCCAATACGATCTTTCCTCGTCCGCAGAATCTACCTGAAGATGCGGAGTCCTCTGCTCAGGCAGTTCTAAGACAAATAGCAAGGCGTTCGACATcgggtgggaaggggaagaagagaattGGAATACTGCATTTCGAGGATTCCAATCTCATTTCTCAGATATCCTCTTCAGTAGTGGAGATAGAAGATATACAGCTCATCCCTGTCTCATTGGGAGTGAACGCATCAAGTGCAGCTCAAAGGCTCTTTGCGGGTATGTTGACACTCGAACGAATACCGCCGGAcgttgaggatgggaagatagGTGTAGATGCGATTATTATTGAGGGGTGCTCGGACGAGGGATTGGGTTTGGCAGTCATGGAGAGAGTGACGAAGGctgttggaggtggaggggt